The nucleotide sequence CAGATACCAGATGCCAGATGGCAGATAGTTATCTTAAGTACGTGTAACTGTCGCTCGATCCAAAGTCGAGCcccgaaaactgaaaacacaATGACACAGCCGGCGAAACCGCAGCGTCCAGCTCGAAATTGTGGGTTAAGTGCGCGTGGGGCTTGTCCGTCGGATAACCTTGACATAGGGACTGGgtctgaatccgaatccgaatccgagtcTGAGTCTGAGTCTGGGAGGAATTGGGGGATTCGGCGGGGCTCTTTATCTGTCACTCGAGCGGCACTTAGCAGCCGCTGCAGTTGGAAGTCGGTAGCCGGGTCTTTATGGCCTGGCCATGAATCACTTGAGGAGCCGCTGCCATCAACTGGACGATGTCGATGTTGCAATCCGAATCCAAATGCGGCTCCAGCTTTAATTTGAATGCAGGCGTACGCTTATAATTTACTGCGCTTTTGTTTGCGACGCTTTCGATGAATGGCAATGTCTTGAGGGTTCTGATTTGGGTCAAGTTCAGGGTTCGAAGTAAAGTGAGCTGTTCCTTACTGAACTGAATTTAAAGGAATATTGTATTAGTTAAGAATGTACTGAACTTCTATAACGAATTAAAAGTGACTAATAAAGTTCCTCGTTGATTTGTAACGCACTCAAAAACTGATTTGTCATTTGATCTATCATCATTGGCTTTTCAAGGTCTATTTATAAGAGTAATAGAAATATCTTTATTTATAGACCAACTTATTTTGTTCTTATGCGGCAATATTTCTTGCTCAACAAGTTTCCATAAATTAGGTTTGCTCTTAAACCAAGTCCATCGAATATCCTCAAAATATTACAACATCTTGCCACAGATTCTATCCTTCATTCCTGGAATTAAATAACCAATTGATTTGCAAAGGGCACATTTATTCTTAGCCCATTCGCTGAGTTCGCGTAATCACGTCAAGGCCTTTGAATACGATTTGCTGACCAATCGGCAATTACACACCTTCGTTGCCAGACAATTGTCCTGGTCGCAAACCTTTGATTACCTCCAGCTGTCAATGTTACTGGTGTTATGTGAGCAACTCTTATTGGATACCTCATCGATGGTATTTACACATTTGCACACATTGGCTTACTCATTAATTATGTGGTTATGTGGTAAAAGGTCGCATAACGAGCACTGGGAGATGCAACCCATGCCCACAAAGACACATCCAGCAGTCAAGATGGAGATGTATCCCCAAGACGAGAATGCAACTCAATTACGCGCCGGATCAAGTGATTGTTAAAGGCCAACGAGGAGGAAGATGCAGTGTCGCCGATTGAAGTGCAAGGACACGGATGTAAGGATGTAAGGATAGCCCACGCACTCAATGGGATAGCCCACCATCTGCAGGCAGTCTCATTTGCGTAAGCGACCGCATCTAAGGCCAATTACTTGGCCCATTGTCGATTGATTGGCCTGGCTTGTTGTCCCGACTTCTCGACTTCCTCACAATCACCCACACACAGAGCCAAAGCTGCTGGAACCTAGGTCAGTTAACGAACTGCGTCTTTGATAAGCGCTTAGAAGCCAGAGCcagctgaaaactgaaaacccgAATAAGTGTTTTACTTAAAAACCCAAACCGGTTGGCGGCTCAAGTTCAGCCAAGTACTTAGCGACAAACAATTGGGCTTTGGACCAAACTAGGCAACTATAAAAACCCCGCGTTTGGCCTGTCATCATCAGCAGTTGCAATCGATTCAGCAATCACAGCAtaccccccaaaaaaaaaccaatccAAAGATGTTCAAATTCGTGAGTTGTCTAGGAGATGGAAGCTGAGTGCTGAGAGTCCTGTAACCCATTATCCTCCTCCACAGGTCGCCTTCTTCGCTTGCCTGGCTGTGGCCGCCGCTGCCCCCGGTCTGATTGCCGAGACCCACTCGATTGTCCAGCCGGCGATTCTTGCCAAGACTGCCTACGTGGACACCAGCGCCTCCTCGGCCATCACCCACCAGAGCAACGTGAACCTGGTGCGCAAGGTGCCAGTGGTCTACTCCGCCCCGGTTGTTCATGCTGCCCCAGTGGTACATGCCGCTCCTCTGGTCAAGACTGTGATCCCTGCCGCTCCCCTGGTCAAGACTGTGATCCCTGCCGCTCCCGTCCTTAAGACTGTGGTCTCCTCTGCTCCTCTGGTCCACACTGTCGTCCCAGCCGCTCCACTGGTCAAGACCGTCATCCCAGCTGCTCCGGTTATCAAGACCGTGATCCCAGCTGCCCCTCTGGTTCACACCGTCCACAGCGCCCCAGTTGTCTACTCCGCCTACCACAAGTGAATCGATTGAAAGCGAACTTATATGGTTATGATAAATTTGTTGAacgagaaaataaaaaaatcaattgaaatttaatttaacttcGATTTCTTTAGAAATGTACGAAATGTATGAATTTCTACATTTACctaaaatatgttttcaagCGATGACCTGGTCCTGGatcttaattaaaaagtaaagGTGTTACATTGCCTAGTAAGGGTATTGgcatataaatgaaaattgttcaaaaaatagtaaaatttaaaaaaaatcaaaacaattttcaaaactgtGTCAGCTTTTGAGATCTTGAGAACTCAaagttcatacggacggacagataAACGGACGGACAGATCATATCGGCTAGTGCTGCatatcaagaatatatatactttatgtgatcggaaacgcttccttctaagctgttaaatacttttgattCTAGTAATGAGTAAACAATGTATAATGTCAAATTTGAATTGATATGTTCAACATTGGTAAAAGTTAAAGAGCCATTTactcatacatatgtatgaaagCACGACCacaattcatttattttttattaaacgaAAAAAAGATCTACAATAATTggtttgcataatttatttttggtgcTGCCTCTAGGCAGTTTTACTTTTgtgttgtatttttattttttttaagttttcgcACTCGGCTACCGGCTCGAGATTGCCAATGAATACTAATGAATACCCCACTAAAAGTCATTCAAATTGATTATTTAAATGCTAATTGGATTGGATCAAATCGATCAGCTATTCAAAATTTTGCCACAAAAAGAGCAATTCATAAAATTTCACAATTTCTACGatcaacaaataaatttattcaaaGAAGCAATCATAACAATCCGTTCAAGCAAAAGGTTTCCTAATGATGGTAGACATGGGCCACTGGAGCAGCGGCGACGGCGACAGTCTTGACCACAGGAGCAACCACCGGGGTGATGATGGTCTTCTGGTGGTGCACCTGGGTGTGGCTCTGGTGGGAGACGGCATGGGGTAGAGCCTTCACCACGGGCACGGCGGCCACATGGTGGACAGCGGGTGCGACGTAGGTCTGGTGGTGCACCACGGGCACAGTCTTGATGACGGGAACCACTGGAGCCACGTGCTTGACCACGGGCACGATGGGAGCCACTTGCTTGACCACGGGCACGATGGGAGCCACATGCTTGACCACAGGAACCACTGGAGCCACAGTCTTAATCACGGGAACAGCTGGCACCACATGCTTCACCACGGGAGTGAGCACCGCCTGGTTGTGGTACTGGGTGAAGCTCTGGTGGGAGGTGGCCAGTGGGGCACTGTGCACCACGGCACCTACTTTGGCCACAACTGGGGCGACGGCCACGGGGTGCTCCTCAATGAATCCCGGTGCAGCGGCGACAATGGTGGCCAGGGCACAGATAGCAATCTGAATTTAAAAACAGCACGTTAGATCCTGAAACATATCCACAAATTCCATACTCCAATACTCACGAAGCGGAACATGTTGATTTGGTTTGAGGAGGTTTGAAGTCGACGAGTGACTGATGCTGATTTCAAACTATGTCTACGGCTttatatggccaaaagttCGCCAGCTAGATTGTCCTTCAGCAAAAACGAACTAACGAGCAATTGGCAAAAACTTGTTTGCTTTACATTGAACTTGAACCCGGCGCTAAACTAAGCATCTGCGAACCCTCACTTGCAAATCAACCGACAATCAATTGTCGTTGGTCCGAAAAAGGTTTTCAAAGCCCGAACAATAATCCAAAAGATTGATACCACAAACATATTGTTAGTTCAGGTTCAGAGAGCCTAGACGAAGGTCTTTCGATTCGTGatagcaaacaaaacaagatGAAATGCAACTTAATTTTATACTATAAAATACCACAATTAAGGGCATCGCGCCTCCAGTCCGGATTCATTGGAGCTCAGATGCGGCAGCGGTAGGACAGGCAGGAGTATCCTGGTGATGAAAACGAAGAAATCGGATAAGGCTCTCAAGCACTGGGAATTTTGTGAATAATAGGCATTTGGATTACGCCAGGTGCTGGATCAGGTTCTCGTCATCCGACCCGGAACTGTAAGACTGAATTTCGAGACGGGGGATTCGGATGGTGGGCCCCACTCGATAGGTGGTGCTGGAAGATGAATTACCAATCACGTGGTTCTCTGTATCGTCATCCTGGGTGCTGCTCAAGGAGCTCATGTAGCGAGAGGTTGAGTTCACGAACTCGAAACCGACTCCCATTCTGGCCACGTTTTTGGCCATATACTGTTCGCGCCACGCCTGGTTGGATTCCTCATGGTATTCCAGAGTTGATTCATCGGACACATCCTCGTTGGATTGCATCTGATGCAGTATAATGGCGGGACTGGGCACCCAAATATCGCGACGACTGGTATTCGACATGATTATCGTTGCAGCTAACTAGTATTGTTCCCCTTATTTATCAGGCTTACTTAAAAAGTGGTTAAGCAAGGCCTGCCCGATGCTCCTTATATATTTGAATTGACCTAATTTGATTACAATTCATATCTATTTTCCATTAATAAGCAATTTGCTGTACACAAATTTGAAATCCACACATGACCAAATGCATCTGAAGGGGAAAGAAGGGGAAAAACGAGAAACCAGCAGCGCAAAACACTTGAAGTTCAAGTTCAAGAAAATTTCTATGTAGTTCTGAAAAGTATCTGCTTGTTGCAAAATCCAAGAAAAGTTCTATGATGCCGATAAGAAGCCGTGCTCGTAGAACATATACGTCAGTAAAACTGAATGCACGCATTTCATGAGATTTGCATTCCGTGAATATTGGGATAAGGTTGTTCATATTGCAAGCTTGTGCTTACTGACTTAATCTCAACAGGAATGAATACGCAGTCATTTCTATGATATGATGTATGATACacattaaattcttaattcgAAATAATAACGATTTAGTTTTAGTGAGAATGAACCACTTACacataaagttttttttttgttatacaCGCTGCCtttatttacacatttaacTAACTAAAACTATGCGATTCCATTGCCTAGCTACCCGGCACGTAGACCGGACTCAGATTGAGCTGCTCGTAGCCGGTGGCGCCTCCCTCCTGCGTTGCCTTCGTGTGAAAGGTTCGATTGAGATTGGTGGGCTCCACGTAGCCCAATGATCGGCCCATGGGCGCGATGACGAAGCGGGTTTGGGCCTGTGAGGAACCCTGGTAGGAGACCACTGAGGGCGCTGAATCGATGAGCAGACGAGGCGCCTCCGTCGCCGGTTTGGCCAAAACCAGAGCCATGTAAACTAAGGCCAGAAGCAACTAAAGGGATGttagaatttaaatatttgtcagGTCATTATATTCCAAACCAGATGAGTAAAGGTCTATCCCAATTGGCAGCCCCTTAAAGCGACCCACTCTGTTTGGGGATACTCGTCCCACTCACCAGATGCCGCATGGTATCGATCCAAGCCCAATGGGTTGACTATGGAGAGGGTAAATCACTGAGAACACCACGGACCACGAACTGAGGTGGGCGGAACGGATCGAATGGAAGCGAGGACTGGAGGTTCCCCTTTCAAGTAACAAACACAAGGCGGAGCGAGTGGCAAAGTCAAACTGAAGTGCTGTGTGAATTGCTGTGCCATGAAATCACGGTGGAGCAGTTGCTGGCCCAAAACAGGGGCGGGCGTGGAGCATGCCAAGGGGGTAGATTGGATAGGTACCAGTGGTAGAGCCCCGCTCGCACAGCCGCTGGAGAACGGCGCGATCTGCGATCGAAGCGTTGGAAACACGCGCGCAGTCGCGGTTATCTTGCAATTGTGGGAGTGTCTCAACTTGGACGCAGCTTTACGTAAAGAaataaaccgaaaaaaaacaaatataaataaataaatgccgaaCGCCGCAAATATTGTAGTAATAGCACCGCAACAACAAAGCCTACAACATGCGACGCCGTCTGCGTCTGCGCAACTCGCTGAAGGTTGATCCACTCCGCTCCACTTCGCACCTCTGCCGCCCGCCCACCGCACCACCAACTTTTGTGGTTCGATATTTTGTTTGCTCTGGCAGctgaaaaaaaacaactagaGAATACTCTCTATGCAGGTATTACTCTAAATCTAACAATCTAATAAGACTTTCCATCTTAAGCATCTTAAGCAAACAGGTATCccctttttcttttataactTTCAGTTGCACATAAAACCGACATGCCCACTTTATTTATAGTGTATTTCAGGCACTACCAATACTAATTTGGCGCTAGAGGTTTCTATATAGCTAAAGTTGCCGTCGTGGCTTCGCACAATCGCCGGCAATCCAGCAATCCGGCAATGTtgagtcagtcagtcagttagccGATTAGCCGGAGGCGCGTAATGGAAGCTCTAAGTGCACGCAGCTCATGAGGGGCTGTCGTATTGGAGTAGcttttgattaattaattagctGCACACAAAATGGCCCATAAATCTCTTAGCGGCAAGACAGGGCGACCCCTTTGGTCAAGGAGTCCTCTTGGCCAAGTCCGGCTATAAATGGCAGCGGCACATGTCTAACGGTAATTAGTTGCCCACTCAAGTGACCATCATGCACATCACGGTGAGTAATCTCCATAGTTTTGTCAGAGATCCCCAGCTACCAGCTCCCAGCTTCCACTGATTTTGATTCCCACATTTCGGACCAACAGGTTGTTTGCCTCGTATTCACCTGGGGCCTGAGCCACAGTCACGCAGCCACGACAATCCTGCATGGCAACGGACAGGTGGCCAGTGCCATTTCCCACCAGAGCTTCAGCAGATTATCCTCAGCAGAGCCACTAACCCTGCAGTCCCGAAAGCAAACACATCAGCTGCTCGTTCCCTCTGCCAGGATTGTTAATCATCACCAGGCGGCAGTGGAACGACAGCAGGTGGAGAGGTTCTTTCAGGCGGCAAcggcggaggcggaggaggtgcCTGTCATCTCTGGACAGACACCCGCCCATCTCACCTACGCTGCCCATCCAGTGGTGCACCAGATGCTGCCAAGGATTAAGCCAGTGCGAAACATTAGCTACGCCTCCCTGATCCCAGGACCTCGCAGCCTGAACACTCATACGAATCGGAATTTGTCACCCGTTTGAGGTgctatatattatattaaattaaagctttGGTTTAGGCTTTTATTCAATTCAACTACTAAAACATCAAGCAGTAACACTTAACACTCACATTCGACTCAAGTGCTTGTGAATAAAACTCGAATACTTTTTATCAAGGCTCAACTTAATTTGAGATCCAATGAGATTTGGAGATAAAGCAATAATCATAAGCCTCAAGATATTTTGCACTATTCAAATTTTTGCTAACCATGAcaactattattatttgcattcAAATATCCACACAAGTACAGACACCCAAGTTTCGCTTGTCAATATTTTCGTTTAGACAAATTCTCTTCATAATATAAtaagtattttaaatgtagtttaaatacttttaaacGGCAAATTATCAAGATTCGAGAAGCCAAAATTTGATATCAATATCAGAAGTCTCCGAAAAGGAGTGCGGGCAGCTAGCTAATCGAGGGATGAATGCTCGGCTGATCCTGAGGCAGCTTCCCAATCACTTGATCTTTCGCATCCTGCACTATTCCCTGATCTCCCAGCAGCTGCGGGACGAGCTGGTAGTTTCTGCAGGATCATTCAGATTAAAAGGTGGTGGAAACAAGGTGCTGGAGTGGCAGCCCTTCGTCCTGTGGCTTGCCAACCTGCTGCTGAACTACGCTGGCGATATACTGGGCAACCTGCTCTTGGGTAGTCTTCCATTGGAGCCACTGTGCAATACCGCAGATGTCATGCTCAGTTCGTTGATCTGGTGAGTGGGATCTATTGCGctcaataaattaaaattacataGTTCACTGGTGCGTGAggaacatatttattttgtttatatgaAGCTTTGTTTCCACTCAAAAAGGTACTGCATCTTTTACTGTCCCTTTGACCTGGCCCACGCCGTGACCAGCACTTTGGCCTTTCGCATCCTGGCCACCGCCATGTCTACGATTAGCCAGGTTCAGTTGATCGATCGAGGAGTCCATTTGGCGGCACAGGTCTACGGAAATGCTCCAATCCCGATGCTAGTGGTTGGCACCGTCATGGGCAGTGGAGCCGAAGTACTGAAACCGGTGGCGAGTCTTTTAATCAATAGATGTCAACACAACCAGATGGCATACCTGAAGTTGAGCAAGTCTGTTACACTAAactaataaataatgaaatcgaaaacttaatatttccttttttacaGCACTTCAAAAGTTGCACTTTTCATCTCCCTCCTCTTCATGTTGGAAGTCTATAAAAGTCCAATAATTATGGGCATTAACAGGCATCAACTTATGGTCTACATACTGGTGATGACCACCGCCTTTAAGTTCCTGTCGCTGTGCTATCGAACGGATCATATAATTTGGCTATTGGAGCAACATATACGGTACACCCTCTTTGGTGGCCTCTCCAGGGATTTAACCAAGTTCTTCCAACGCCTGCTGGAGCCTAAAGTCCAGCGAACGTGGGCGTATGCGGAATTTGATTGAGACCCTCGTGTGCATTGCGCAATCGTATCAAACTACACGCTCTCCACATCCCCGCCAGATTGGGTGGTTAGGGTGTTGGGGCTGCAGGTCTAAGCGGCTTAAGTTACCGCCCCGTCCAGCCAAGCGATTGGATCACTGCAGCAGATGTCTCGCTTGATCGGGTTACGTATGCTAATCAGCTTAGAATCGCCCACTGGTGGTCAGAGGAGCGTTGGAGCAGTGGGCAAAGCGAAGGAAGTGCTCGGTTACGGCCACAGGTTAGTGGATGCTACAGTGTGCTCACCCAGCTGTCGAGTAAAATTCATGCCTGACTATAAATTCGTGCATTTcaataaaaactataaaactAAACAATGAAATGATTTCTTGAATTTGCTagatatgaatataaatagtCTTAATATGAGTTAAGTAATTCCAAactgtttttaaaatattcctcataatatattttttatcagAAAGCATGCATTGTTTAATCTGCCCTTTTCCATGTTATATTTCCATGTTCGAACAGATAACTTACCAACATGTCACTCCAAAAAAAAGTTAATACCCGCAAGAATGTGAAACCAAGTCCGAATAAGACTAAGAAGAATCCATCTGCCATCATCTCGATCCTCTGTCCAGATGGCGATAAGCCCAATAAGGAAGCCAAGCCCAAGAAGAACGGCGGGTCGGAAGAATTTCAGGCCAAAGAATGTCCCCGAACGAAAAGCTTCAAGCCACCAGAAGAGAGGCGAATATTTCTGGAGCAGGAGGTGGTTCCCATTCTAATGGAGGGCATGTTGGGATTGGCCCGGGAAATGCCCCGCGATCCCATCGGTTATCTGCAGAAGTTTTGGCTTGACGACAAGCACAAGTGTGACATTCCATTGCCGCAGAATATTCTTTAACATATAGCTCTGATGTAACCcaatcaaatttcaaattgtcagctaattaaatgtttttgatTCGACGTTAAGCTTACGCAATGATGCATTTCTTTGATCAGTCAGGCGAAGAGATTCTGTACCGATTTAAGGGCTATAAAAGCAGATATTCCAATCTCAAACTGCATCATTCATTTCACAGTTTGCGGATCTAAAGGAAGACTGCTATAATCATGTCTAGATTGGTGAATTATTTCTTACTTTCATTGAGGGAAAAATTTATTCAATATATTCAACATTTCAGTTCCTGCCCGTCTTGGCCATTGTGCTGGTCTCCATCGGAGCTTCGCATACAGCCAGCTTGGAGTGGCCCTCGAATCTTGTGGCTCTCAGTTCGGTCAAGTCCTCGCAGCTGCTTCCGATTGCCAGCGAGGATTCCGTTGAGTTGGCCGATGGCAGTTCGGGGTCCGTCAGCTCATCCGCTGCCCAGCCGGAAGATCAATCCCAGGAGGAGGCGGAAGAGCAACAGGTCTCCTCCGCATCCAGTGGCAGTGCCGATCCGATTAGTGGCCGTCTTGTCTCTGCCGGAATTCCCGTCTCTGTGCCTCTTCCTCTGATCCTGGCCGCTCGTAATGGACTACGAACCGTATTGACCATCCAGGAGCCAGCCGTGGCCAAGGTGGGCGAGGTGGTGCAGCACGTGCCCACTGCCGTTTCGCATCAGACCCAGACGGTGGTGCACGATCACCGCCGATTGGTCACACCCATTGTGGCACCCGCTGTTCGCACCACCCAGGTGATTCGCCAGCAGCCACCACTTCTGTGGAGCGTGGCCTCCGATCCCCGAGTGGTTCTCATCCGCAACTAAGGATCCATTCAACAGATTAACACGATGAACTCGCCAAAGCTATGATACTTCTATTCTTAACTCCCTTTCTGGACCTAATAACCCACAAAAAGCTTTCTCCTCTACGTCTTCTTTCTTCTGCCATTTTCTGTAGATTTCTTCTGTAGCGTGCTTTCAATAAAGatttcgcatttgcatttaaaaggTTTTTGTGCTTTGCTTATTGGTTATTCTTTTCCTACCTCATTTccaaaataaaccaaaaagaaGGGTATATTATGGCTTGAGTAACTTTTTAAAACTTCCTCTTCTCAATCAAATTTGCTAGCCCAGTCAAATCTATGTCTTTACCCATCTTATGTAAAATTATTGTCCTGCATTTACGTATTACGAACCCATTGCATTTTCACTTATCTGGCTCGGATTCTTGGGCGTTGTTGGTGCGACAGGAAATCAATAAAGTTAACACAGAGACCAGCCCACGACCACAATAAATATGCCACATCCGCCCCCCTGTTCCCAGCGAAATCTCAAATTGTGTGCAATCAAGATCTCTGGAGGATTAGGCTGGCACAGGGTCTGGGTTAACGCCCAAGCTCATGTTCTCATGTTCAAGGGCTGGGACCATTCATTTAGAATGGCTAGTCCATTCTCCAATCTTGAGTACTCAGCTCGACTATAAAAGCGGAGGATGGAATGGCCAACGAACAACAGTCAAGTGAAGTGAACTGAAGCAAGAAGATGTCACAGAGAATGGTAAGCAAAGAGGAATTAGGCttcttaataatattttaaatgtaaaataaacaatttttgtcCTTTAGTACTTATCCTTTGCTCTCTTACTTTGCCTTTTGGCACTTGGAAATGCCGATCTGCAATTGTATCATCCCCTGATGACCCTGCACCACCCACCAACTTTTGCCAAGGTGGGCCATCTGGTGGAGCATGTGCCCACCGCAGTTTCGCACCAGAGTTCCACCATCGTTCATCGCAGTGTTCCGAGGACTACATCACTGTTGACACCCGCTTTGAGGTCCACCTATCTGAACTATCCCACCTGGGGTTATCCACTTTTCGATGGCACCAACACGCTGTACAGAAAGTAGGCATCTGCATTGGAAACGATTCGAATAATTGGGCTACCGAACTTTGGGTttgaacaataaaacaaaagcccCAATCCCCTAAAAGCACTGTGTTTCGCATTCTGAATGGGGAGTGTGGTCTAATCCCAACTGGATTGAGAGGAGACGGCTGCCAATTAGATTTTGCGCTACGCTGCACTTCTGATTGAGTGTTGGATGGCAGGATATGATTCAACTGACGTCACCAGATGAGCAAACAAACGCACGAAATAAGCAATGCTTTGGTATCCTGTTCTCAAGGATATTTCAGGGGAGTATTGAGTTGAATGAAGCAGCTTGTGGATCCATAtccatttatatttatttttattgagcAATATTCACTAGGCAAGATGGACTTTTCAAAGAATAAAGAACAAGAAGataagaaaatttgaaatatgaaTGTATCATTATTCTTAATTTACATCTTTCTGGAAATATTCCATTCCATATtcctaaaatatatttaaagaatgaGAGAAAACATTAACTTCATTTTTTCctatttaaatgtttacaaTATGAACACCGAATGACTGAGTATCTCACAGGTCTTATACCACGCAGTTGAAATACTTTTGGGTGCATTGGTGCAAGGATGATTGACGTGCCGTACGCAAATGTTTCGGCATTATTTCAGGATCTCGGGGGCTGTTGTACTCTCCTGAATTTCCATGGGAATGACCCAGGGTCAGTAGCCGAAAATCTAGCAATGTTCCCAGGAGTGTCGAGGAGGTGAGGAATCTATGGATTCAGGACTTTCACCCAGAGTGTGCATGTGAAATGTGTCTAatcaaaaaacacacaaatggAAGCCCTAAGATGTGTCTATCATCTCTTTTAAGAACTGAGATAATGGAGTTTCAAATGACACAATGGAAATAACGAAAAACCCTGAACCCCAGAGAAGGCCAAAGGTTAAGTCCCGGCCGATGGTGAAAAGCCGGTTATGCAATCGGCAAAAGACTTATCGATGTCAATTAACCATGTAAACAACCTGCTGTGCAAACTGACGCAGGGAGTTCAAAGGGGTAACTAATGGCCGGgcatatagtatatagttCGACAATATAGGATTACACAAGACGGCGGATGTAAAGCGCCTGCATTAAGGTCAAAGCATCAAGGTGGCCAGAGCAGTTTGCTTATCGATTGATGCACAAGTGCATTGTCTCTGTGGAGCACTCAATACCTGTCATTTACAGGAAATCCAGCCATCTCAGTGATGCAATTCGAAAGAGGCGTAGATTCCATAGCTCGCCCTCTCCGTATCAACATcacaatcatcatca is from Drosophila melanogaster chromosome 3L and encodes:
- the CG13059 gene encoding uncharacterized protein translates to MFKFVAFFACLAVAAAAPGLIAETHSIVQPAILAKTAYVDTSASSAITHQSNVNLVRKVPVVYSAPVVHAAPVVHAAPLVKTVIPAAPLVKTVIPAAPVLKTVVSSAPLVHTVVPAAPLVKTVIPAAPVIKTVIPAAPLVHTVHSAPVVYSAYHK
- the CG13040 gene encoding uncharacterized protein, isoform B; the protein is MFRFIAICALATIVAAAPGFIEEHPVAVAPVVAKVGAVVHSAPLATSHQSFTQYHNQAVLTPVVKHVVPAVPVIKTVAPVVPVVKHVAPIVPVVKQVAPIVPVVKHVAPVVPVIKTVPVVHHQTYVAPAVHHVAAVPVVKALPHAVSHQSHTQVHHQKTIITPVVAPVVKTVAVAAAPVAHVYHH
- the CG13039 gene encoding uncharacterized protein, producing MSNTSRRDIWVPSPAIILHQMQSNEDVSDESTLEYHEESNQAWREQYMAKNVARMGVGFEFVNSTSRYMSSLSSTQDDDTENHVIGNSSSSTTYRVGPTIRIPRLEIQSYSSGSDDENLIQHLA
- the CG13038 gene encoding uncharacterized protein, encoding MRHLLLLALVYMALVLAKPATEAPRLLIDSAPSVVSYQGSSQAQTRFVIAPMGRSLGYVEPTNLNRTFHTKATQEGGATGYEQLNLSPVYVPGS
- the CG13058 gene encoding uncharacterized protein, translated to MHITVVCLVFTWGLSHSHAATTILHGNGQVASAISHQSFSRLSSAEPLTLQSRKQTHQLLVPSARIVNHHQAAVERQQVERFFQAATAEAEEVPVISGQTPAHLTYAAHPVVHQMLPRIKPVRNISYASLIPGPRSLNTHTNRNLSPV
- the CG33061 gene encoding uncharacterized protein, isoform C, which encodes MNARLILRQLPNHLIFRILHYSLISQQLRDELVVSAGSFRLKGGGNKVLEWQPFVLWLANLLLNYAGDILGNLLLGSLPLEPLCNTADVMLSSLICFVSTQKGTASFTVPLTWPTP
- the CG33061 gene encoding uncharacterized protein, isoform B — protein: MNARLILRQLPNHLIFRILHYSLISQQLRDELVVSAGSFRLKGGGNKVLEWQPFVLWLANLLLNYAGDILGNLLLGSLPLEPLCNTADVMLSSLIWYCIFYCPFDLAHAVTSTLAFRILATAMSTISQVQLIDRGVHLAAQVYGNAPIPMLVVGTVMGSGAEVLKPVASLLINRCQHNQMAYLKLSNTSKVALFISLLFMLEVYKSPIIMGINRHQLMVYILVMTTAFKFLSLCYRTDHIIWLLEQHIRYTLFGGLSRDLTKFFQRLLEPKVQRTWAYAEFD
- the CG33060 gene encoding uncharacterized protein, which translates into the protein MSLQKKVNTRKNVKPSPNKTKKNPSAIISILCPDGDKPNKEAKPKKNGGSEEFQAKECPRTKSFKPPEERRIFLEQEVVPILMEGMLGLAREMPRDPIGYLQKFWLDDKHKCDIPLPQNIL
- the retinin gene encoding retinin — its product is MSRLFLPVLAIVLVSIGASHTASLEWPSNLVALSSVKSSQLLPIASEDSVELADGSSGSVSSSAAQPEDQSQEEAEEQQVSSASSGSADPISGRLVSAGIPVSVPLPLILAARNGLRTVLTIQEPAVAKVGEVVQHVPTAVSHQTQTVVHDHRRLVTPIVAPAVRTTQVIRQQPPLLWSVASDPRVVLIRN
- the CG13056 gene encoding uncharacterized protein; this translates as MSQRMYLSFALLLCLLALGNADLQLYHPLMTLHHPPTFAKVGHLVEHVPTAVSHQSSTIVHRSVPRTTSLLTPALRSTYLNYPTWGYPLFDGTNTLYRK